In a single window of the Paenibacillus sp. MMS20-IR301 genome:
- a CDS encoding LytTR family transcriptional regulator DNA-binding domain-containing protein, with the protein MELIPLSSISVTRDAEGNTGVFSLDIAKITYMEFERTIYRIIVHTYDQTYYTVGTLKYWVNTLASSGYNFVLADRNTLIHVSNIIQLDKTFHIAYFGEDHRGIEQKCFLSEKGYKEILNNVRTSDNEVKFVELPQW; encoded by the coding sequence TTGGAGTTGATCCCTTTGAGTAGTATATCTGTCACTAGAGACGCAGAGGGAAACACTGGTGTATTCTCACTCGATATTGCTAAAATAACTTATATGGAATTTGAACGAACTATCTATAGGATTATTGTCCATACGTACGATCAGACTTATTATACAGTAGGTACGCTGAAATATTGGGTGAATACCCTAGCCAGTTCAGGATATAATTTCGTTCTAGCGGATAGAAACACATTAATACACGTTTCTAACATTATCCAGCTGGATAAGACATTTCATATTGCTTATTTCGGGGAAGACCACAGAGGCATCGAACAAAAGTGTTTTCTTTCAGAAAAAGGTTATAAAGAAATTCTCAACAACGTCAGAACATCTGATAATGAGGTTAAATTTGTCGAGCTACCCCAGTGGTAG
- a CDS encoding helix-turn-helix domain-containing protein has protein sequence MSHLDHLQKTINYIEEHLKETVTIDECARVAGFSKFHFHRLFSLMAGYTVMEYIRKRRLCHAMVDILNGRRVLDVALDYGYSSERTFSRAFQQEFGQVPSRCRNGRYSIPAKLVLADILNPFHGGFTMEYLSEVRIEQLNSMTVASASRVSDNPEEDVMMYLDQWAETAGIRGNRNFGFDIPVTEEEQQRGLRGYEYWYALNERIQTPEDITVKDVQSCKYAVLRITEPFIDPFERIPLGWNKLVSWVNSKGYETSCEQERYWPEEVLVIDGVTFMDLYFPIE, from the coding sequence ATGAGCCACTTGGACCATCTGCAAAAAACCATCAACTACATCGAAGAACATCTTAAGGAAACCGTTACGATCGATGAATGTGCGAGGGTAGCCGGATTCTCGAAATTCCATTTTCACCGGCTGTTCAGCTTGATGGCTGGCTATACCGTAATGGAATACATCCGCAAGCGGCGTTTGTGCCATGCCATGGTTGACATATTAAATGGCAGACGAGTTTTAGATGTCGCCCTGGATTATGGTTATAGCTCCGAACGTACATTTAGTAGAGCTTTCCAGCAGGAATTCGGCCAGGTACCGAGCAGATGCAGAAACGGCAGATATTCAATCCCGGCAAAATTGGTACTGGCCGACATTCTTAACCCATTTCATGGAGGTTTCACAATGGAGTATTTGAGTGAGGTTCGAATCGAACAGCTTAACAGTATGACAGTTGCAAGTGCCAGCAGAGTTAGTGATAATCCTGAAGAGGATGTTATGATGTATTTGGATCAGTGGGCAGAGACGGCAGGAATACGGGGGAACAGGAACTTTGGATTTGATATTCCTGTAACAGAAGAGGAGCAGCAGCGCGGCTTGCGGGGATATGAGTACTGGTATGCCTTGAATGAGCGTATCCAGACTCCAGAGGATATTACGGTTAAAGATGTGCAGTCATGTAAATATGCAGTACTGCGCATAACCGAGCCTTTTATCGATCCATTTGAACGGATACCTCTAGGCTGGAACAAACTCGTCAGCTGGGTAAACAGTAAAGGTTATGAAACATCATGTGAACAAGAGAGATATTGGCCTGAAGAGGTGCTGGTAATTGACGGTGTGACCTTTATGGATCTATATTTCCCGATTGAATAA
- the metG gene encoding methionine--tRNA ligase produces MEADAFKTLRRMINMRNIFIGGAWPYANGSLHLGRLASILPGDILARYHRAKGDQVLYVSGSDCHGTPVAVQAAQEGVSPGAFASRYHQEFTDCFRTLGFTYDLYTRTDQEQHHRVVRELFLKLLENGHLYRKSTLQCYCEQDQRFLPDRYVEGRCPVCGKQARGDQCDYCSTLLDPADLLERTCKLCGTTPVLRSTEHFYLSLSSFQSTLSDYVESAQGWRENAVRLTRRYLQEGLQDRAATRDLDWGVDVPADGFADKKIYVWIEAVSGYLSASRQWAAETGNRWEDFWLDSAAQDREEPHSITAYYVHGKDNVPFHSLIWPALLTGAGGLHLPDRILACEYMTLEGEKFSTSRNWAVWVPDILSRYEPDSIRYFLTANGPEKRDADFSWREFIHSHNSELLGAFGNFVNRSLVFVNKSFAGKIPSGELAPEWADLIEHLYRDAGQLIEAGHFKEALELIFSHIRKANKYFDSQQPWLQINQAPAACGSTIYTCVQIIANLSSLLNPFIPFSCGKIRGFLSFGEPGWQPVSVPAGQPLQPLTLLFERIDLKQIEEETTRLAAAQNPDLR; encoded by the coding sequence ATGGAAGCTGATGCTTTCAAAACTTTGAGGAGGATGATTAACATGCGCAATATTTTTATCGGAGGAGCTTGGCCGTATGCCAACGGCTCCCTGCATCTGGGAAGGCTCGCCAGTATTCTGCCGGGAGATATCCTGGCCCGCTACCACCGCGCCAAAGGCGACCAGGTTCTATACGTATCCGGCAGTGACTGCCACGGGACTCCGGTCGCTGTACAGGCCGCCCAAGAGGGGGTATCCCCCGGGGCATTCGCCAGCCGGTACCATCAGGAATTCACAGATTGCTTCCGTACCCTTGGCTTCACCTATGATCTGTACACCCGGACCGATCAGGAGCAGCATCACCGCGTTGTACGGGAGCTGTTCCTAAAGCTGCTGGAGAACGGGCATTTGTACCGGAAGTCTACACTTCAATGTTATTGCGAGCAGGATCAGCGGTTCCTGCCGGACCGTTATGTTGAAGGCCGATGTCCGGTCTGCGGCAAGCAGGCAAGAGGCGACCAGTGTGATTACTGCTCCACTCTGCTTGATCCGGCGGATCTGCTGGAGCGTACCTGCAAGCTATGCGGAACCACGCCTGTACTCCGCTCTACCGAGCATTTCTATTTGTCTCTATCCAGCTTCCAGAGCACACTCTCGGATTACGTAGAATCTGCGCAGGGCTGGAGAGAAAATGCTGTGCGCCTAACCCGCAGGTATCTGCAGGAAGGGCTCCAGGACCGGGCGGCTACGCGCGATCTGGACTGGGGCGTAGATGTTCCGGCAGACGGCTTCGCCGACAAAAAGATCTATGTCTGGATCGAAGCCGTCAGCGGTTATCTCTCGGCCAGCAGACAGTGGGCTGCTGAAACCGGCAACCGCTGGGAGGATTTCTGGCTGGATTCTGCTGCGCAGGATAGGGAAGAGCCTCACTCCATAACGGCCTACTATGTCCACGGCAAAGATAATGTGCCGTTTCACAGCTTAATCTGGCCGGCTCTGCTGACTGGTGCAGGCGGACTGCATCTGCCGGACCGTATTCTGGCTTGTGAGTATATGACCCTCGAAGGTGAGAAATTCTCCACCAGCCGCAACTGGGCTGTCTGGGTACCGGACATTCTCAGCCGCTATGAGCCGGATTCCATCCGGTATTTCCTGACTGCGAACGGCCCTGAGAAACGGGATGCCGACTTCTCCTGGCGCGAATTCATTCACAGTCACAACAGTGAGCTGCTTGGTGCTTTCGGTAATTTTGTCAACCGCAGCCTGGTGTTCGTGAACAAATCCTTCGCGGGAAAAATCCCATCCGGTGAGCTTGCGCCTGAGTGGGCAGACTTGATTGAACATTTGTACCGTGATGCCGGTCAATTAATAGAAGCAGGCCATTTCAAGGAGGCGCTTGAGCTGATTTTCAGCCACATCCGCAAAGCCAATAAATATTTCGACTCGCAGCAGCCTTGGCTGCAGATCAATCAGGCCCCCGCCGCCTGCGGCAGCACAATATACACCTGTGTACAGATTATCGCTAATCTGTCCAGTCTGCTGAACCCGTTCATCCCCTTTTCCTGCGGGAAAATCAGGGGATTCTTGTCCTTTGGCGAACCGGGGTGGCAGCCGGTTTCCGTTCCTGCAGGGCAGCCGCTGCAACCTCTTACGCTGCTGTTCGAGCGAATCGATCTGAAGCAGATTGAAGAGGAGACTACGCGGCTTGCCGCTGCTCAAAATCCGGATTTAAGGTAA
- a CDS encoding DUF1292 domain-containing protein has protein sequence MSDHKHEHGHEHGEACGCGHDHDHEHEEFVLTLTNEQGEDVEMVLVETFDVGEKLYALLLERENPEADGIILRMEEEDEEMVLYNIEDEAEWKAVEEAYNELLAQQE, from the coding sequence ATGAGCGATCACAAACATGAGCATGGCCATGAACATGGTGAAGCATGCGGTTGCGGACATGATCACGACCATGAGCACGAGGAGTTTGTGCTGACCTTGACGAACGAGCAGGGCGAAGATGTAGAAATGGTGCTGGTAGAAACGTTTGACGTAGGCGAGAAGCTGTACGCCCTGCTGCTTGAACGCGAAAACCCTGAAGCAGACGGCATCATTCTGCGTATGGAAGAAGAAGACGAAGAAATGGTTCTTTACAACATTGAAGATGAAGCTGAATGGAAAGCTGTTGAAGAAGCTTACAACGAGCTGCTGGCCCAGCAAGAATAG
- a CDS encoding YdeI/OmpD-associated family protein, whose product MSSSDKNPKVDFFFNKASQWQEEYGKLRSVLLGCQLTEELKWGVPCYTFQGGNIALIHGFKEYCAIMFVKGSLLPDPQGILIQQTKNVQAGRQIRFTNIQEINGLEATITNYIYNAIEVESAGLTVDYTKDTEYDIPEEFQARLDESPDLQAAFEALTPGRKRQYITYFTEPKQSKTRTARVDKCMSRIMEGKGLSD is encoded by the coding sequence ATGTCCAGCAGTGACAAGAACCCTAAAGTTGATTTTTTCTTCAATAAAGCAAGCCAGTGGCAGGAGGAATACGGGAAACTCAGGTCGGTTCTGCTCGGCTGCCAGCTGACCGAAGAATTGAAGTGGGGTGTGCCTTGTTATACTTTTCAGGGCGGGAATATCGCATTAATCCACGGGTTCAAAGAATACTGTGCCATTATGTTTGTCAAAGGCTCCCTGCTGCCTGATCCCCAGGGGATTCTGATTCAGCAGACGAAGAACGTGCAGGCCGGACGCCAGATCCGCTTCACGAATATTCAAGAGATTAACGGTTTGGAAGCTACTATAACTAATTACATTTATAATGCGATTGAGGTTGAAAGTGCCGGTCTGACCGTGGATTATACAAAAGATACCGAATACGACATTCCGGAGGAATTCCAAGCCAGGCTTGATGAAAGTCCTGATCTACAGGCAGCCTTCGAAGCCTTAACCCCGGGCCGCAAGAGACAATATATCACGTATTTCACAGAACCTAAGCAATCCAAGACCCGTACAGCACGGGTGGACAAGTGTATGTCTCGCATCATGGAGGGTAAGGGGTTAAGTGACTAG
- a CDS encoding NUDIX domain-containing protein gives MMNVTIYDTEVPEAGTKLKYVVIAMKQGEDWVLVRHRERFTWEFAGGHIDEGESPDEAAARELYEETGAEVFELYPICRYSVRRGEVPESYGMLYFAAVDKFGPLPPFEMEEIRRFSEIPEDVTYPEIYPVLLSKIKDYLKSGF, from the coding sequence ATGATGAACGTAACTATCTATGATACTGAAGTGCCGGAAGCCGGGACTAAGCTGAAATATGTGGTAATCGCCATGAAGCAGGGAGAGGACTGGGTGCTGGTGCGCCATCGTGAGCGGTTCACATGGGAGTTTGCCGGAGGGCATATAGACGAGGGCGAGAGCCCGGATGAAGCTGCCGCCCGCGAATTATATGAAGAAACTGGTGCTGAAGTGTTTGAGTTATATCCTATTTGCCGTTATTCCGTCCGCAGGGGTGAAGTCCCTGAGAGCTATGGAATGCTGTATTTTGCTGCTGTGGATAAGTTCGGTCCCCTGCCCCCATTTGAAATGGAGGAGATTCGCAGATTCAGCGAAATACCGGAAGACGTAACGTATCCAGAGATTTATCCTGTGTTACTCAGCAAAATTAAGGATTACCTTAAATCCGGATTTTGA
- a CDS encoding GNAT family N-acetyltransferase, whose protein sequence is MAVEIVHVTTEEQLQMGLTIRKKVFVEEQKVPEEEEIDEYDVIGDNAHHFLIMDNGEPAAAGRLIYYKAGAAKMQRIAVHQHHRSKGYGRILLLAMEERARELGFEASVLDAQCHAEVFYSKLGYEVISKEPFYDAGILHVRMQKAL, encoded by the coding sequence ATGGCCGTGGAAATTGTACACGTAACTACAGAGGAACAGCTCCAGATGGGGCTTACCATCCGCAAAAAGGTATTTGTCGAGGAACAGAAGGTCCCGGAAGAAGAGGAAATTGATGAATATGATGTAATCGGTGATAACGCACATCATTTTCTGATTATGGATAACGGAGAACCCGCTGCCGCCGGAAGGCTGATCTATTATAAAGCCGGGGCCGCCAAAATGCAGCGGATCGCGGTTCACCAGCATCACCGGTCCAAAGGCTACGGGCGGATTCTGCTGCTTGCCATGGAAGAGCGTGCGCGTGAACTCGGCTTTGAAGCATCGGTGCTTGACGCGCAGTGTCATGCCGAAGTCTTTTACAGCAAGCTGGGTTATGAAGTCATCTCTAAGGAACCCTTCTATGATGCCGGAATTCTTCATGTGAGAATGCAGAAGGCACTATAG
- a CDS encoding nucleotidyltransferase domain-containing protein: MLPQVVEQTMNTLCNALVKNNVDIDSVYLYGSVALGDYIEGSSDIDFIAILQKPATESDIQSIAAAHTELENVFPHTDIMGAYLLRKDIGKPQSAISSLITYYYKQVHTDGSGSDINPVTWWILGNHGIKVFGSAQALKVETDNDVLLQFTINNLNSYWLGWIHRLEKHLASFNSADPDPASTAKQFDEAVELCTLGMLRQLYTLNHHDIKSKVEAGYYGITMIPQQWHELIYEAINIKRMLPKRFYHSNEKRLMDLVGLLRYIHLEANRVYDEWVVDE, encoded by the coding sequence ATGTTACCGCAAGTAGTTGAACAAACTATGAATACGCTGTGCAACGCTTTGGTGAAGAATAATGTAGATATCGATTCCGTTTACCTATACGGTTCGGTTGCACTGGGAGACTATATTGAAGGTTCCAGCGATATTGATTTCATTGCAATTCTTCAGAAGCCGGCTACTGAGTCTGATATCCAGTCTATCGCGGCGGCCCATACTGAGCTGGAAAATGTATTTCCGCACACTGACATCATGGGAGCTTATCTGCTAAGGAAGGATATAGGCAAACCGCAAAGTGCAATTAGTTCTCTGATAACCTACTATTATAAGCAAGTACATACTGATGGTTCTGGTTCTGATATTAATCCAGTCACTTGGTGGATTCTCGGCAATCATGGCATTAAAGTGTTTGGATCGGCACAAGCCTTAAAGGTGGAAACTGACAATGATGTTTTGCTTCAATTCACCATTAATAACTTGAATTCCTATTGGCTCGGCTGGATCCACCGGTTAGAGAAGCATCTGGCTTCATTTAACTCAGCAGACCCAGATCCGGCAAGCACCGCTAAGCAGTTTGATGAAGCTGTTGAATTATGTACACTTGGCATGCTGCGGCAGTTATATACCCTGAATCATCATGATATTAAGAGCAAGGTTGAGGCCGGTTATTACGGCATTACAATGATTCCGCAGCAGTGGCATGAACTCATCTATGAAGCTATTAACATCAAGCGGATGCTCCCTAAGCGCTTCTATCATTCAAATGAAAAGCGGCTGATGGACCTTGTGGGATTGCTTCGTTATATTCATTTGGAGGCTAATCGTGTTTATGATGAATGGGTAGTGGATGAATGA
- a CDS encoding DUF3892 domain-containing protein, with translation MMNNERERFVAAQRNGDGDLTGFQTSSGRVLDYQQALQEVKAGSIAGVNVFKGKDGEMYIRGDADGDPTNNLDQLPQF, from the coding sequence GTGATGAACAATGAACGTGAACGCTTTGTAGCTGCTCAGAGAAACGGTGACGGCGACCTGACCGGGTTCCAGACCTCTTCAGGGCGTGTGCTGGATTACCAGCAGGCGTTACAGGAAGTGAAGGCCGGAAGCATTGCCGGAGTTAACGTGTTCAAAGGGAAAGACGGCGAAATGTATATCCGCGGTGATGCTGACGGTGATCCTACCAACAATCTGGATCAGCTCCCGCAATTTTAG
- a CDS encoding cyclic lactone autoinducer peptide has protein sequence MMKSLQRKAVYKLASGLSAMAALLVLVTASVLYVNQPEVPEELLK, from the coding sequence ATGATGAAGTCTCTGCAACGTAAAGCTGTTTATAAGCTTGCTTCCGGCCTTTCTGCTATGGCTGCTCTTCTGGTCCTGGTAACCGCCAGTGTTCTGTATGTGAATCAACCTGAAGTTCCAGAAGAATTACTCAAATAG
- a CDS encoding cupin domain-containing protein, whose translation MFEQKQSPVPEYAWHTSRKLAEQAGAKQLLFEMRSLDPGKYSYPYHFHRSAEEMFVILSGQATLRTPEGFQEVKAGDTVFFETGPEGAHQLYNHTSDPCVYLDLRTNHGIDICEYPDSGKINILPYEEVYLAEQVDYYEGEEKVAEKWKK comes from the coding sequence ATGTTTGAACAAAAACAGTCACCCGTTCCGGAGTATGCCTGGCATACCAGCCGGAAGCTGGCAGAGCAGGCGGGGGCGAAGCAGCTGCTGTTTGAAATGAGGTCTCTTGATCCCGGGAAGTATTCATATCCTTATCATTTTCATAGAAGCGCTGAGGAGATGTTTGTAATTCTCTCGGGCCAGGCTACGTTAAGAACACCTGAAGGTTTTCAGGAGGTGAAGGCAGGAGATACCGTGTTTTTTGAAACCGGGCCGGAGGGGGCTCATCAGCTGTATAATCATACCAGTGACCCTTGTGTTTATCTGGACCTGCGCACGAATCACGGGATTGATATTTGTGAATATCCGGATTCCGGGAAAATCAACATTTTACCTTATGAGGAAGTGTATCTGGCTGAGCAGGTGGACTATTATGAGGGTGAGGAGAAGGTCGCGGAGAAGTGGAAGAAGTAA
- a CDS encoding accessory gene regulator B family protein, producing the protein MLEALSGKLAAGIKNIVPEHPASYAVLKFAIAVVLNVVFIISLTVAVSFLTDKTGEAVQILISFALLRQVSGGVHLKSGTACILFTTALFTVLSFVNVSPLFVLLMNMISLGLVLWLAPIGIERQTRIPRRHWPKLKVIAALMVVSNIFIGSPVIAASLLAQSVSLLIARKEVKS; encoded by the coding sequence ATGCTTGAAGCATTGTCCGGAAAGCTGGCAGCGGGAATAAAAAATATCGTCCCGGAGCACCCGGCATCCTATGCAGTTCTGAAGTTTGCGATCGCTGTCGTGCTGAATGTTGTGTTTATTATTAGTCTTACAGTGGCTGTTTCATTTCTGACGGACAAGACTGGTGAAGCGGTTCAGATTCTGATCTCCTTTGCACTGTTGCGGCAGGTGTCAGGGGGAGTACATCTAAAATCCGGGACAGCCTGTATTTTGTTTACCACTGCGTTATTTACGGTATTGTCCTTTGTAAATGTAAGCCCATTATTTGTCCTGTTAATGAACATGATAAGCTTGGGGCTTGTGCTGTGGCTGGCTCCGATTGGAATTGAACGGCAGACCCGGATTCCCCGTAGACATTGGCCGAAGCTCAAAGTAATAGCGGCACTAATGGTTGTATCGAATATATTTATTGGTTCACCGGTTATTGCGGCCAGTCTGCTGGCACAATCTGTTAGTCTGCTAATCGCCCGAAAGGAGGTGAAATCCTAA
- a CDS encoding copper amine oxidase, whose product MRWRKVALCVVVFSMMGSSYLFADAVNQKIKVWSNGKEISDGGYLIDGKAYIPAREAGGIVSWDGSGKVTILKPNVHIVLFKGDAVFGNVNTGKLKMKILTQVDSLKDSVSAVKVAITDPSGNTKDILEDAGGSKNEDFWFSTPEFTYDFKDPGKYSVGFFVKLNKGGDYVLVSEKVVTASVKN is encoded by the coding sequence ATGAGATGGAGGAAGGTAGCGCTGTGTGTGGTTGTGTTTTCCATGATGGGCAGCTCGTACTTATTCGCTGATGCAGTTAACCAGAAAATTAAAGTATGGAGCAACGGCAAGGAGATTTCCGACGGCGGTTATTTAATTGACGGCAAGGCTTATATCCCTGCCCGGGAGGCAGGGGGCATTGTCAGCTGGGACGGCTCCGGCAAAGTGACGATCCTTAAGCCTAATGTGCATATCGTGCTGTTCAAGGGTGATGCGGTATTCGGCAATGTCAATACAGGGAAGCTGAAGATGAAGATCCTCACCCAGGTTGACAGCCTGAAGGACAGCGTCTCAGCCGTGAAGGTGGCGATTACCGACCCGTCAGGGAATACCAAAGATATCCTGGAGGATGCCGGCGGTTCCAAGAATGAGGATTTCTGGTTCTCTACACCTGAATTTACTTATGATTTCAAAGATCCGGGCAAATATAGCGTAGGCTTCTTCGTCAAATTGAATAAGGGCGGAGATTACGTTCTGGTGTCTGAAAAGGTAGTTACAGCCTCGGTCAAGAATTAA
- a CDS encoding IS4 family transposase produces the protein MDNVKANSVIRQFLSLLPVNALDPTVFDYYTKKLTVMKSILIFVSAQLNRWGSYSEIEAQIRAQTELQRLFHLESISGSQLSRSLDRLPTELLEWLFQQLALRAKERTASLSGISKTIGKLSIVDASTISLPLNLGNWAQVTRKASSVKMHLRLVVASPDTVFPDAMVPTTANVGDRACAVELVIPSDTTYVMDRGYDDYKKMEAWSTQGIRFVMRLRDRAYTTVLEESTVPAGSRILRDAKVHMGRADRADKKTLRLIEFLDEKGRLYRLVTSIWEVSAEEIAQIYKNRWLIELFFKWMKQHLRAVHVHSYKPQAIWNQLFLVLITALLVQEANASFARKLTPWQLLKLMRVYLYLPWSALEQEVLRPRKSSKGKPTGVRPKPKILRTTVGKLRPSKK, from the coding sequence ATGGATAACGTTAAAGCAAATTCAGTCATACGTCAATTCTTATCTTTACTTCCGGTCAATGCTCTAGACCCCACCGTGTTCGATTACTACACTAAAAAGCTAACTGTGATGAAAAGTATCTTGATTTTTGTTTCCGCCCAGTTGAATCGATGGGGTTCTTACAGCGAAATCGAAGCTCAAATCCGTGCACAAACCGAACTGCAGCGTTTGTTTCATTTGGAAAGTATTAGCGGCTCTCAGTTATCCCGTTCCTTAGATCGTCTGCCTACCGAACTGCTCGAGTGGCTTTTTCAGCAACTGGCTCTGCGGGCCAAAGAGCGGACAGCATCGTTAAGTGGGATTTCCAAAACCATTGGTAAACTGAGCATTGTAGATGCTTCCACCATTTCGTTACCCCTGAATTTGGGGAATTGGGCACAGGTGACTCGTAAGGCCAGCAGCGTCAAAATGCATCTTCGTCTGGTTGTGGCCTCGCCCGACACCGTGTTTCCCGATGCTATGGTTCCCACGACTGCCAATGTCGGAGATCGAGCGTGTGCCGTAGAATTGGTCATTCCTTCGGACACGACTTATGTCATGGACCGGGGGTACGATGACTACAAAAAGATGGAGGCGTGGAGTACCCAAGGGATTCGATTTGTGATGCGTCTGCGGGACCGGGCATACACCACTGTCCTTGAAGAATCTACGGTGCCTGCCGGAAGCCGAATCCTTCGGGACGCCAAGGTCCACATGGGCCGTGCGGATCGGGCGGACAAGAAAACCTTACGCCTCATTGAATTTCTGGATGAAAAAGGGCGCCTCTACCGGCTTGTCACTTCCATCTGGGAGGTATCGGCGGAAGAGATCGCACAGATTTACAAAAACCGTTGGCTCATTGAGTTGTTTTTTAAATGGATGAAGCAGCATTTGCGAGCCGTGCACGTGCATAGCTACAAACCGCAGGCGATCTGGAATCAGTTGTTCCTGGTCTTAATTACGGCGCTTCTGGTGCAGGAGGCCAATGCTTCTTTCGCCCGGAAGCTAACGCCTTGGCAGTTGCTTAAACTGATGCGGGTGTATCTCTATCTGCCGTGGTCTGCATTGGAGCAAGAGGTGTTACGTCCGCGAAAATCGTCCAAAGGGAAACCCACGGGCGTCCGTCCAAAACCAAAAATTCTACGAACGACGGTAGGCAAGCTACGGCCGAGCAAAAAGTAA
- a CDS encoding site-2 protease family protein yields the protein MRLLPELEKKQEKNNSGGVKGWLGGGLVLLLLKGKAILSLLKLGKLAGPVISMAVSIWAYAQIYPWGFAAGFVALLFIHELGHVLAARRIGLPVSAPLFIPFMGALITMKKQPLNAREEAYLAFGGPVLGSIGAAAVFGAAYYYHSPLLYSLAYVGFFLNLINLLPIHPLDGGRIATAVTRWLWLGGLIGGLAVIIYLKSVLFFIIWVLFAYDLYKKYISRRAQKQMHTVLKSFLIPIEDLRDQGYLIPGPEHKRELPFTTYSDLERQQYLGVRWESLDYYGTASMPVQSIIYKVRVVQLEEIYVDARAQLKMQCEVSFSVYENDKYYDVPAASRWRYGIAYFALAGILGGMMYLVHIVGNVNL from the coding sequence ATGAGACTTTTGCCGGAACTGGAAAAAAAGCAGGAAAAGAATAATTCAGGTGGTGTAAAAGGATGGCTCGGCGGCGGGTTAGTACTGCTGCTGCTGAAGGGGAAGGCTATTCTCTCTCTCCTCAAGCTGGGAAAGCTGGCGGGTCCGGTCATCTCTATGGCAGTATCCATCTGGGCATACGCTCAGATCTATCCCTGGGGCTTTGCTGCAGGGTTCGTTGCCCTATTGTTCATACATGAATTAGGGCATGTGCTGGCTGCCAGACGGATCGGCCTGCCGGTAAGCGCCCCCTTGTTCATCCCGTTTATGGGAGCGCTCATCACGATGAAGAAGCAGCCGCTTAATGCCAGGGAGGAAGCTTACTTGGCCTTTGGCGGACCGGTGCTGGGCAGCATCGGTGCGGCGGCAGTATTCGGGGCAGCTTATTATTATCACAGCCCGCTGCTCTATTCGCTGGCCTATGTAGGATTCTTCCTGAATCTGATCAATCTGCTGCCGATTCATCCGCTGGATGGCGGACGAATTGCTACGGCGGTTACCCGCTGGTTATGGCTCGGAGGCCTGATCGGCGGATTAGCTGTCATCATCTACTTGAAATCCGTTCTGTTCTTCATTATCTGGGTGCTGTTTGCTTACGACTTGTACAAGAAATATATTAGCCGCCGTGCACAGAAGCAGATGCATACCGTGCTGAAAAGCTTCCTGATCCCGATAGAGGACTTGCGGGATCAGGGGTATCTGATTCCCGGGCCGGAACATAAACGGGAGTTGCCGTTTACAACCTACAGTGATCTGGAGCGGCAGCAGTATCTAGGTGTCCGCTGGGAGAGTCTGGACTATTATGGCACTGCAAGCATGCCGGTCCAGTCTATTATCTATAAAGTGCGGGTGGTACAGCTGGAAGAGATTTATGTGGATGCACGGGCGCAGCTGAAGATGCAGTGTGAGGTCAGCTTCAGCGTTTATGAGAATGATAAATACTATGATGTTCCGGCAGCGTCCCGCTGGAGATACGGAATTGCTTACTTTGCACTTGCAGGGATTCTTGGGGGCATGATGTATCTTGTTCATATTGTTGGCAATGTAAATCTATAA